In a genomic window of Pseudomonas mohnii:
- a CDS encoding flavin reductase family protein: protein MATPNVSFDPQAFRAALGTFTTGVTIITTQSEDGSPVGITANSFNSVSLNPPLVLWSLSKQARSLPVFTSGKHWNVHVLSTEQETLSGRFATQGEDKFSEIQLDNGVSEAPLLQDCTARFQCRTAFQYEGGDHVIFVGEVLAFDHSDRAPLAFQSGQYALATRKPRSELRLATTPPPPECSYTEDLLGYLLGRGHYQVLNALRQMLSHQQLDEMAFFILSILCIRDNLSLEEINTFVAYTGREVTLASMRFLEHQRLVAIEGTTDALRFVLTAQGREVSLHQLALAKAVEEDLSVKLGAADAQALKVLLKRLIVVSDPGLPDLWAPR, encoded by the coding sequence ATGGCAACGCCAAACGTCAGTTTCGATCCCCAGGCTTTTCGTGCCGCACTCGGCACCTTTACCACCGGGGTCACGATCATCACTACCCAGTCCGAAGACGGCTCACCCGTGGGGATCACGGCCAACAGTTTCAATTCGGTTTCGCTCAACCCGCCACTTGTGCTCTGGAGCCTGTCCAAGCAGGCCCGCAGCCTGCCGGTGTTCACCAGCGGCAAGCACTGGAATGTCCACGTGCTGTCCACTGAACAGGAAACCCTGTCGGGACGCTTCGCCACCCAAGGCGAGGACAAGTTCTCGGAAATCCAGCTGGACAATGGCGTCAGCGAGGCGCCGTTGCTGCAGGACTGCACAGCGCGTTTCCAGTGCCGCACCGCGTTCCAGTACGAAGGCGGCGACCATGTGATTTTTGTCGGCGAAGTGCTTGCGTTCGATCACAGCGACCGCGCGCCACTGGCGTTCCAGAGCGGCCAATATGCCCTGGCGACCCGCAAGCCGCGCAGTGAGCTGCGTCTGGCCACCACACCGCCGCCTCCGGAATGCAGCTACACCGAGGACTTGCTCGGCTATCTGTTGGGTCGCGGCCACTATCAGGTGCTCAATGCCCTGCGGCAGATGCTGAGTCATCAGCAGCTGGACGAAATGGCGTTTTTCATCCTGTCCATTCTGTGTATCCGCGACAACCTGTCCCTTGAAGAAATCAATACCTTCGTGGCGTACACCGGCCGCGAAGTCACCCTGGCCAGCATGCGCTTCCTCGAACACCAGCGCCTGGTGGCGATCGAGGGGACAACCGATGCCTTGCGTTTTGTCCTGACCGCGCAGGGCCGGGAGGTGTCGCTGCATCAACTGGCACTGGCCAAGGCTGTCGAGGAAGACCTTTCGGTCAAACTCGGCGCCGCCGATGCACAAGCCTTGAAGGTCTTGCTCAAGCGTCTGATTGTGGTGAGCGACCCTGGCTTGCCGGATCTCTGGGCACCGCGATGA
- a CDS encoding coniferyl aldehyde dehydrogenase, translated as MSSVTSSVEGLASLLSRQKNAFASAGAVSADTRRRRLQQVIDLLVRHHGALTEAIDLDFGGRPAGFTLMNDVVGALASLKYARDHLQDWMQDEPRAPFAPYDQLGAKAWVMHQPKGTVGILGTWNAPLYTLFSPLASVLAAGNRAILRPSDVVPRTAELVAQLFAEHIDPLEIAVVTGDVELAEAFSAQPFDHLVYTGSTATGRLVMRNAALNLVPVTLELGGKSPVIVTASADLKKAAFSIAVGKACNGGQICINPDLVYVPRALLESFLDALRATYRELNPSVAGNPDVVAVVNQRHLDRVEGYVLDAQARGARIESVPEPVAANADDRRRPLRVVVDPAPDSVIMREEIFGPAMVVLTYDELNCVLDDINARPRPLALYYFGEDPQEQQYVLDRTVSGGVTVNDVMMHAAMHDAPFGGVGASGMGHYHGHEGFLEFSHQRTVFKAPAHDPRREWGLLPPYSEHFLTAMLASVTAD; from the coding sequence ATGAGTTCCGTCACATCATCCGTCGAGGGGCTTGCCAGCCTGTTATCCCGGCAAAAAAACGCATTCGCCAGCGCCGGTGCTGTGAGCGCGGATACCCGCCGACGCCGACTTCAGCAAGTAATCGATCTGCTGGTGCGCCACCATGGGGCGCTGACCGAGGCGATCGACCTGGATTTCGGCGGCCGGCCTGCCGGTTTCACGCTGATGAATGACGTGGTGGGTGCCCTGGCTTCGCTCAAATATGCGCGGGACCATCTGCAAGACTGGATGCAGGATGAACCGCGTGCGCCATTCGCGCCTTACGATCAACTCGGCGCCAAGGCCTGGGTGATGCATCAACCCAAGGGCACGGTCGGCATTCTCGGGACCTGGAATGCGCCGTTGTATACCTTGTTCAGTCCCCTGGCCTCGGTACTGGCAGCGGGCAACCGGGCAATCCTCAGGCCGTCGGACGTGGTACCGCGCACCGCCGAGCTTGTGGCGCAGTTGTTCGCCGAACACATCGACCCGCTGGAGATCGCTGTGGTCACCGGTGACGTCGAACTGGCCGAAGCCTTCAGCGCCCAGCCGTTCGATCACCTGGTGTACACCGGCAGTACCGCGACCGGGCGGCTGGTCATGCGCAACGCTGCGCTGAACCTGGTGCCGGTGACGCTGGAGCTGGGTGGCAAGTCGCCGGTCATCGTGACCGCCAGCGCCGACCTGAAAAAAGCCGCTTTCAGCATCGCCGTGGGCAAGGCCTGCAATGGCGGGCAGATCTGTATCAATCCGGATCTGGTGTACGTACCCAGGGCGCTGCTCGAATCGTTCCTCGACGCACTGCGTGCAACCTACCGCGAACTCAACCCTTCGGTGGCTGGCAACCCGGACGTGGTGGCGGTGGTCAACCAGCGGCATCTGGATCGGGTCGAAGGCTATGTACTGGATGCCCAGGCCCGGGGCGCCCGCATCGAGAGCGTGCCTGAACCCGTGGCGGCCAATGCCGATGATCGGCGCCGTCCGTTGCGCGTGGTAGTCGACCCGGCGCCGGACAGCGTGATCATGCGCGAAGAGATTTTCGGCCCGGCCATGGTGGTACTCACCTATGACGAGCTCAACTGTGTCCTGGACGACATTAATGCGCGTCCGCGTCCGCTGGCCCTGTATTACTTCGGCGAAGACCCGCAAGAGCAGCAATACGTACTGGATCGCACCGTGTCCGGCGGGGTCACCGTCAACGACGTAATGATGCATGCGGCGATGCACGACGCGCCGTTCGGCGGCGTCGGCGCTTCGGGCATGGGCCATTACCATGGCCACGAAGGATTCCTCGAATTCAGCCACCAGCGCACCGTGTTCAAGGCGCCGGCCCATGACCCGCGTCGCGAATGGGGACTCTTGCCGCCGTACAGCGAGCACTTCCTGACGGCCATGCTGGCCAGCGTGACTGCCGACTGA
- a CDS encoding acetoin dehydrogenase dihydrolipoyllysine-residue acetyltransferase subunit: MSQIHTLTMPKWGLSMTEGRVDVWLKEEGQAIAKGDEVLDVETDKISSSVEAPFSGVLRRQIARQDETLAVGALLGIVVDGEASEVEIDAVIEQFQATFVPGGSAEEDLGPKPQKVELDGRLIRYFERGEGGVPLVLVHGFGGDLNNWMFNHEALAAGRRVIALDLPGHGESTKQLERGDLDELSSAVLALLDHLDIPAAHLVGHSMGGAVSLNLARLAPQRVRTLTLIGSAGLGEGINGDYLEGFVEATNRNALKPQLVKLFSNPDLVNRQMLEDMLKYKRLEGVGAALRLLVSGLFKDGSQQLDLRGVVQDGQQPVLLIWGSDDAIIPVNHSTGLKAQVEVLPGQAHMVQMEAAEQVNPLILKFVQQH, from the coding sequence ATGAGCCAGATCCATACGTTGACCATGCCCAAGTGGGGCCTGTCCATGACTGAGGGCCGGGTCGATGTCTGGCTCAAGGAGGAGGGCCAGGCCATCGCCAAGGGCGACGAAGTGCTGGACGTCGAAACCGACAAAATCTCCAGCAGTGTCGAAGCGCCTTTTTCCGGGGTGCTTCGTCGGCAGATCGCCCGCCAGGATGAAACCCTCGCGGTGGGGGCGTTGCTCGGTATCGTGGTCGATGGCGAGGCCAGCGAGGTCGAGATCGATGCGGTTATCGAACAGTTTCAGGCCACGTTCGTGCCCGGGGGCAGTGCCGAGGAAGACCTGGGGCCGAAGCCGCAAAAGGTCGAGCTGGACGGGCGGTTGATCCGTTACTTCGAGCGCGGCGAAGGCGGGGTGCCGTTGGTACTGGTGCACGGCTTTGGCGGTGACCTGAACAACTGGATGTTCAACCACGAAGCATTGGCCGCCGGGCGTCGGGTGATTGCTCTGGACCTGCCGGGCCATGGCGAGTCGACCAAACAGCTGGAGCGCGGAGACCTGGATGAGCTGAGCAGCGCAGTGCTCGCGTTGCTTGATCACCTGGACATTCCCGCCGCGCATCTGGTGGGTCACTCCATGGGCGGAGCGGTGTCGCTGAACCTGGCGCGTCTGGCACCGCAACGGGTACGGACCTTGACCTTGATCGGCAGCGCGGGTCTGGGGGAGGGCATCAACGGTGATTACCTGGAAGGTTTTGTCGAGGCGACCAACCGCAATGCCCTCAAGCCACAGTTGGTGAAACTGTTCTCCAATCCCGATCTGGTCAACCGGCAGATGCTCGAAGACATGCTCAAGTACAAGCGCCTGGAAGGCGTGGGCGCGGCCCTGCGCCTGCTGGTATCAGGCTTGTTCAAAGATGGATCGCAACAGCTCGATCTGCGGGGCGTGGTGCAGGACGGCCAGCAGCCGGTATTGCTGATCTGGGGCAGTGACGACGCGATTATTCCAGTAAACCATAGCACCGGGCTGAAGGCCCAGGTCGAGGTCCTGCCTGGTCAGGCACACATGGTGCAGATGGAAGCGGCCGAGCAAGTCAACCCATTGATTCTAAAGTTTGTGCAACAGCACTGA
- a CDS encoding alpha-ketoacid dehydrogenase subunit beta, which translates to MARKISYQQAINEALAQEMRRDPSVFIMGEDVAGGAGAPGENDAWGGVLGVTKGLYHQFPGRVLDTPLSELGYVGAAVGAATCGVRPVCELMFVDFAGCCLDQILNQAAKFRYMFGGKAATPLVIRTMVGAGLRAAAQHSQMLTSLWTHIPGLKVVCPSSPYDAKGLLIQAIRDNDPVIFCEHKMLYSMQGEVPEELYTIPFGEANFLRDGKDVTLVSYGRTVNTAMDAARNLAARGIDCEVIDLRTTSPLDEDSILESVEKTGRLVVIDEANPRCSMATDISALVAQKAFASLKAPIEMVTAPHTPVPFSDALEDLYIPDAAKIENAVLKLIEWSKRS; encoded by the coding sequence ATGGCGAGAAAAATCAGTTATCAGCAGGCAATCAACGAAGCGCTGGCCCAGGAAATGCGCCGCGATCCCAGCGTATTCATCATGGGGGAGGACGTCGCCGGCGGTGCCGGTGCCCCCGGTGAAAACGATGCCTGGGGCGGGGTGCTGGGCGTGACCAAGGGCCTCTATCACCAATTCCCCGGGCGCGTGCTGGACACGCCTTTGTCGGAGTTGGGCTATGTCGGTGCAGCCGTGGGCGCCGCGACCTGTGGCGTGCGCCCGGTGTGTGAGTTGATGTTCGTCGATTTCGCCGGTTGCTGCCTGGACCAGATCCTCAATCAGGCGGCCAAGTTTCGCTACATGTTCGGTGGCAAGGCGGCCACGCCACTGGTGATCCGCACGATGGTCGGTGCCGGGTTGCGGGCCGCCGCCCAGCACTCGCAGATGCTTACTTCGTTGTGGACCCACATTCCGGGGCTGAAAGTGGTCTGCCCGTCGTCTCCTTATGACGCCAAGGGGTTGCTTATCCAGGCGATCCGCGACAACGATCCGGTGATTTTCTGTGAACACAAAATGCTCTACAGCATGCAGGGTGAAGTACCGGAAGAGCTCTATACCATCCCTTTCGGCGAAGCCAATTTCCTGCGTGACGGCAAGGATGTGACGCTGGTCTCCTATGGCCGTACGGTCAACACCGCAATGGACGCCGCCCGCAATCTGGCCGCGCGTGGCATCGACTGCGAGGTGATCGACCTGCGCACCACCAGCCCGCTGGACGAAGACAGTATTTTGGAAAGTGTGGAGAAGACCGGACGCCTGGTGGTCATCGACGAAGCCAACCCGCGCTGCTCCATGGCGACTGATATTTCGGCTTTGGTGGCGCAAAAAGCATTCGCCTCGCTCAAGGCACCGATCGAGATGGTGACTGCACCGCATACGCCGGTTCCGTTCTCCGACGCTCTGGAAGACCTCTACATTCCCGACGCGGCGAAGATCGAGAACGCCGTGCTCAAGCTGATCGAGTGGAGCAAGCGTTCATGA
- a CDS encoding spinster family MFS transporter gives MSANPRSTLPPARVGWRSHGLLLLLAVVFADNFVGRQILAVMIEPIKSEFGVGDTAMGLISGLAFAAVYALMGLPAGRLVDRMPRTRLLAMACLLWAGATMACGLAGSFLALAIARMLVAVSESPTTSASLSVIADLYPPQRRSLAISCFTSAPTFSSIIGLSIGAWVVEHYGWRAGFIALGAPAVLFSALLAFVVRDPQRGRWDLTPHAQAPSPLLGMRAEARELWAFPAYRCLILAGGLTTLSSYAVGMWNTSFLVRSHGLSLQHAGLLAGVICGISAGIGGLFSGWLSDRLSRRHPHWQLSIPVLGHLTALGALIPYLLWSDSVLIRIGDVPIPTAMLWCALYAFFAVWWVAPSYNLVTQLVPPGRRGSAMALQTIISTLLGVGVGPLVVGLFSDLLLPVYGQESLRYALMLVSLPVLGSVLLLVRTASHAARTEYRHAVTVS, from the coding sequence ATGAGCGCGAACCCGAGGAGCACGCTGCCACCGGCCAGGGTCGGTTGGCGCAGCCACGGTTTGCTGTTGCTGCTGGCCGTGGTGTTCGCCGACAACTTCGTCGGGCGACAGATACTCGCGGTGATGATCGAACCGATCAAATCGGAATTCGGCGTCGGCGATACGGCCATGGGACTGATTTCCGGCCTGGCGTTCGCGGCGGTGTATGCCCTCATGGGATTGCCCGCGGGACGGCTGGTCGATCGCATGCCACGCACCCGCTTGCTGGCCATGGCTTGCCTGCTCTGGGCAGGGGCGACCATGGCCTGCGGGTTGGCGGGGAGTTTCCTGGCGCTGGCCATTGCGCGCATGCTGGTGGCCGTCAGCGAATCGCCGACCACCTCGGCCTCGCTGTCGGTGATTGCCGATTTGTATCCCCCGCAACGGCGCTCCTTGGCGATCAGTTGCTTCACCAGCGCCCCCACCTTTTCTTCAATCATCGGCCTGAGCATCGGCGCCTGGGTGGTCGAACACTACGGCTGGCGCGCCGGGTTCATTGCCCTTGGCGCGCCGGCCGTGCTGTTCAGCGCCCTGCTCGCCTTTGTCGTCCGCGATCCACAACGAGGCCGCTGGGACCTCACGCCCCACGCACAAGCGCCTTCCCCGTTGCTGGGCATGAGGGCCGAAGCCCGTGAGCTCTGGGCTTTTCCGGCTTATCGCTGCCTGATCCTCGCCGGCGGCCTGACCACACTCAGCTCCTACGCCGTCGGCATGTGGAATACGAGTTTCCTGGTGCGCTCCCACGGCTTGTCGTTGCAACACGCCGGGCTACTGGCCGGGGTCATTTGCGGTATCTCGGCCGGGATCGGCGGGCTGTTCAGCGGTTGGCTGAGTGATCGCCTGAGCCGCCGTCACCCGCACTGGCAATTGTCCATTCCGGTGTTGGGCCACCTGACGGCGCTCGGTGCGCTGATACCCTACCTGCTCTGGTCAGACTCGGTGCTGATCCGCATCGGCGATGTGCCCATCCCCACGGCCATGCTCTGGTGCGCCCTGTACGCGTTCTTTGCCGTGTGGTGGGTTGCGCCGTCGTACAACCTGGTGACCCAACTCGTGCCCCCGGGTCGGCGCGGGAGTGCCATGGCCCTGCAAACCATCATCAGCACCCTGCTCGGAGTCGGTGTCGGTCCGCTGGTCGTCGGCCTGTTCAGCGACCTGCTGCTGCCGGTCTATGGCCAGGAGTCACTGCGTTATGCGCTGATGCTGGTAAGCCTGCCAGTGCTGGGCTCGGTGCTGTTGCTGGTACGCACGGCAAGCCATGCGGCCAGGACTGAGTACCGTCATGCGGTGACGGTTTCGTAA
- a CDS encoding dTMP kinase translates to MNRPLFVSLDGPKGTGKTTLLEAVTKVLRADNKMVIRLCEKKSDPCRGETMALVNQLVRNPGRELEWGVCERFADSRAWISRHVLTKQPPGSIILIDRWYPSDAAFRRIIPFAEILQLNIERNVRVPDLHVGVVTAPDISWARAAARQRGLSSTVIHKLEEQVACTHAFERAIADHGWVLCRNEGTIEDATMQVISEIYSVLECPVDAVEIAEV, encoded by the coding sequence ATGAATCGTCCGCTGTTTGTTTCACTCGATGGGCCCAAGGGAACCGGCAAAACCACGCTGTTGGAGGCCGTTACGAAAGTACTGAGGGCCGACAATAAAATGGTGATCCGGCTTTGTGAGAAAAAAAGCGATCCCTGCAGGGGTGAAACAATGGCCCTCGTCAACCAGCTCGTCAGAAATCCCGGCCGGGAGTTGGAGTGGGGGGTTTGTGAGCGCTTTGCCGATAGCCGTGCCTGGATTTCCCGGCATGTGCTGACTAAACAGCCACCGGGCAGCATCATCTTGATTGATCGCTGGTACCCGTCTGATGCGGCGTTTCGCCGGATAATCCCGTTTGCAGAAATTCTACAGTTAAACATTGAGCGAAACGTGCGAGTGCCAGACCTGCATGTCGGGGTTGTCACCGCCCCTGATATTTCATGGGCCAGGGCAGCGGCACGACAGCGCGGGCTGAGCAGTACGGTCATCCATAAGCTGGAAGAACAGGTCGCTTGTACCCACGCGTTCGAACGAGCGATTGCGGATCACGGCTGGGTTCTATGCCGTAATGAAGGAACGATCGAAGACGCAACGATGCAGGTGATTTCTGAGATCTATAGCGTCCTTGAATGTCCGGTAGATGCGGTTGAGATAGCCGAGGTTTAG
- a CDS encoding methyl-accepting chemotaxis protein, which produces MFKTITIAQRLWLWALLATLLFVLAVGFGAHGLQQARDSLRAINEDNLATLLMFGEVRQRLDESRRQVLLAIQQDPEGPLVAAFDRPVEATLSAIETSNRTLDLRWAQYRQRTLSSEEQQAADAFAAHYQAWKDELQILLETFRAGDFRLPGILSFLRMAEPEGDAAVLELGKLQAIQQAAAEHAYEAAQQRYRSTLMAYLALALFGVFAGSLTAFSTLTRLKRAFAQAGASVRAIAAGDLSRTIEVKGHDEFSRMLGDIAAMRDNLHRLISQMRVLVKRVSSEARHMAESAELASLATRQQADAVRGISSAVEHLSGSIGEVENHVGMSRSITQHSAARSGKSEDFIRDMAREMNRISDVISDTAVHIRELEGFSGEISHVLNVIRSIAEQTNLLALNAAIEAARAGEQGRGFAVVADEVRMLAQRTARSIGEIDLTVQRIQEGTLAVVDGMGRVVDRVNDGVSLAHQAGDSVAQIRSGTDDVIRSVDTIATVITEQVRVTREMVARVDSVSAGTGALSAGAGRSAIAALDLEQLAQELDQLSSRFNVV; this is translated from the coding sequence ATGTTCAAGACAATCACGATCGCTCAGCGTCTGTGGCTTTGGGCGCTGTTGGCCACCTTGTTGTTCGTGCTGGCGGTCGGTTTTGGCGCCCACGGCCTGCAACAGGCGCGCGACAGCCTGCGAGCGATCAACGAAGACAACCTGGCGACGCTGCTGATGTTTGGCGAGGTCCGGCAGCGCCTCGATGAGAGCCGGCGCCAGGTCCTGCTCGCCATCCAGCAAGACCCCGAGGGCCCGTTGGTGGCGGCGTTCGACCGTCCCGTCGAAGCCACCCTGAGCGCAATCGAGACCAGCAACCGGACGCTTGATCTACGCTGGGCGCAGTACCGCCAGCGCACGCTGAGCAGTGAGGAACAACAGGCGGCCGACGCCTTTGCCGCGCATTACCAGGCCTGGAAGGACGAGTTGCAAATCCTTCTGGAAACGTTTCGAGCCGGCGACTTCAGATTGCCGGGCATTCTTTCATTCCTGCGCATGGCCGAGCCTGAGGGCGATGCCGCCGTGCTTGAGCTGGGCAAGTTGCAAGCGATCCAGCAGGCGGCGGCCGAGCACGCGTATGAAGCGGCGCAGCAACGCTATCGCTCGACCTTGATGGCGTATCTGGCATTGGCCCTGTTCGGTGTGTTCGCGGGCAGCCTGACCGCGTTTTCCACCCTGACCCGGCTCAAGCGTGCCTTTGCCCAGGCGGGTGCCAGTGTCCGCGCCATCGCCGCTGGCGACTTGTCCCGGACCATCGAGGTCAAGGGGCATGACGAGTTCTCGCGGATGCTGGGTGACATCGCGGCGATGCGTGACAACCTGCACAGGCTGATCTCGCAAATGCGCGTGCTGGTCAAACGTGTCAGTTCTGAGGCCAGGCACATGGCCGAGTCGGCGGAACTGGCCTCGTTGGCCACCCGGCAGCAGGCTGATGCGGTGCGCGGCATCTCCAGCGCGGTCGAACACCTGTCGGGGTCGATTGGCGAAGTGGAGAATCATGTGGGCATGTCGCGCAGCATCACCCAACACTCGGCGGCGCGTTCGGGCAAAAGCGAAGATTTTATCCGCGACATGGCCCGGGAGATGAACCGTATCAGCGATGTGATCAGCGATACCGCGGTGCATATTCGCGAACTGGAAGGTTTTTCCGGTGAAATCAGCCATGTGCTCAATGTGATTCGCAGCATTGCCGAGCAAACCAATCTGCTGGCCCTGAACGCCGCTATCGAAGCGGCGCGGGCGGGAGAGCAGGGGCGTGGGTTTGCCGTGGTCGCCGACGAAGTCAGGATGTTGGCGCAGCGTACCGCCCGCTCGATTGGCGAGATCGATCTGACGGTGCAACGCATCCAGGAAGGTACGCTGGCGGTGGTCGACGGTATGGGCCGGGTGGTGGACCGGGTGAATGACGGGGTCAGCCTGGCGCATCAAGCTGGCGACTCGGTGGCGCAGATTCGCAGTGGCACCGATGACGTGATCCGAAGTGTCGACACCATTGCCACGGTAATCACTGAACAGGTGCGGGTGACCCGGGAAATGGTCGCGCGGGTCGACAGTGTCTCGGCGGGCACCGGCGCGCTGTCGGCCGGCGCCGGGCGAAGTGCGATTGCCGCGCTGGATCTGGAACAACTGGCGCAAGAGCTGGATCAGCTGTCGTCACGCTTCAATGTGGTTTGA
- a CDS encoding 2,3-butanediol dehydrogenase: MRAAVWHGRHDIRVEDVPLPVAPPAGWVQIRVQWCGICGSDLHEYVAGPVFIPVDAPHPLTGIKGQCILGHEFCGEIVELGAGVQGFSVGEPVAADACQHCGTCYYCTHGLYNICENLAFTGLMNNGAFAELVNVPANLLYKLPANFPAEAGALIEPLAVGMHAVKKAGSLLGQNVVVVGAGTIGLCTIMCAKAAGAAQVIALEMSGARKAKALEVGASHVLDPKECDALAEVRRLTGGLGADVSFECIGNKHTAKLAIDLIRKAGKCVLVGIFEEPSEFNFFELVATEKQVLGALAYNGEFADVIAFIADGRLDITPLVTGRIQLEQIVGQGFEELVNNKEHNVKIIVSPARV; this comes from the coding sequence ATGCGTGCCGCTGTCTGGCACGGCCGTCACGATATCCGTGTCGAAGACGTTCCGCTGCCAGTGGCGCCACCGGCCGGCTGGGTGCAGATCCGTGTGCAATGGTGCGGAATTTGTGGGTCCGATCTGCATGAGTACGTGGCCGGACCGGTGTTCATACCGGTTGACGCACCGCACCCCCTGACCGGGATCAAGGGCCAGTGCATTCTCGGTCACGAGTTTTGTGGCGAAATCGTCGAGCTCGGTGCCGGGGTCCAGGGTTTCAGCGTCGGCGAACCGGTGGCGGCCGATGCCTGCCAACATTGCGGCACTTGCTACTACTGCACCCACGGGCTGTACAACATCTGCGAGAACCTGGCCTTCACCGGACTGATGAATAATGGTGCCTTCGCCGAACTGGTCAACGTGCCGGCGAATCTGTTGTACAAGTTGCCGGCGAACTTTCCAGCAGAAGCCGGGGCACTGATCGAGCCTCTGGCGGTGGGCATGCACGCGGTGAAAAAAGCCGGGAGCCTGCTCGGTCAGAACGTTGTCGTCGTGGGTGCGGGCACCATTGGCTTGTGCACCATCATGTGCGCCAAGGCTGCCGGTGCGGCTCAGGTGATCGCTCTGGAAATGTCTGGCGCGCGCAAGGCCAAGGCCCTGGAAGTGGGGGCGAGCCATGTGCTCGATCCCAAGGAATGCGATGCCTTGGCTGAAGTGCGACGCCTGACGGGTGGGCTCGGGGCGGATGTCAGCTTCGAATGCATCGGCAACAAACACACGGCCAAGCTCGCAATCGACCTGATCCGCAAGGCCGGCAAGTGCGTACTGGTGGGGATCTTCGAGGAGCCCAGCGAGTTCAACTTTTTCGAGTTGGTGGCTACCGAAAAACAGGTGCTGGGTGCGCTGGCCTATAACGGTGAGTTCGCCGATGTGATCGCCTTTATCGCTGATGGTCGGCTGGATATCACGCCGCTGGTGACGGGGCGCATTCAGTTGGAGCAGATCGTGGGGCAGGGCTTCGAGGAACTGGTCAACAACAAGGAGCACAACGTCAAAATCATCGTGTCGCCCGCTCGAGTCTGA
- a CDS encoding amidase, which translates to MTAQPSTACDAAQSGWPRRSVLKAGALAVGVGLLGRFADARSEGLSNSDYQGLDAWAMGQAIRSGELQPADLLAAALARCQAVNGRVKAVNMLHEDYARALLAQRRAAGTEKQGPLAGVPVLIKDLNTYLQGTSTSNGCRLFKDAPPAPRTSTLITRYEQAGAVPFGKTTCPEFGLTTTTESKLWGQTCNPWNLAMSAGGSSGGAAAAVAAGIVPVAHATDGGGSIRIPASYCGLVGLKPSRYRTPSGPGHFEGWFGASVANVVSRSVRDTALFLDAGQGHEVGSAYWSPPLLRPYVEELQREPGKLRVAVVRQSLTGAALEPAIATTLDQTIKQLLGLGHEVEELTLNIDPGQLFGAHGAVIGTALRTAIQDREQVLGRAATAQDLEQITLVNLGRAKMTTGEALYRARQSFESIGATMEQPFERFDVILSPVTANLTPQLGLLTLDQPWDSYAHHAMGSAGFTVLANVSGQPAISLPLGQSDSGMPVGMMFTARLGGEDGLLRLAHQLEQDRPWAARRAVL; encoded by the coding sequence ATGACTGCCCAGCCATCCACTGCTTGCGACGCTGCGCAGAGTGGCTGGCCCCGTCGGAGCGTGCTCAAGGCCGGCGCCCTGGCCGTGGGGGTCGGCCTCCTCGGGCGATTCGCCGATGCCCGCTCCGAAGGACTGTCCAACAGTGACTACCAGGGGCTGGACGCCTGGGCGATGGGCCAGGCGATCCGTAGTGGCGAGCTGCAACCGGCCGACTTGCTGGCGGCCGCGCTGGCGCGCTGCCAGGCGGTCAATGGCCGGGTCAAGGCGGTGAACATGCTGCACGAGGACTACGCCAGGGCGTTGTTGGCCCAGCGTCGCGCCGCTGGTACTGAAAAGCAGGGCCCGCTGGCCGGGGTTCCGGTACTGATCAAAGACCTCAATACCTATCTGCAAGGCACCTCGACCAGCAACGGTTGCCGTTTATTCAAGGACGCGCCGCCCGCTCCCCGGACCAGTACCCTGATCACCCGCTACGAACAGGCCGGCGCCGTGCCCTTCGGCAAGACGACTTGTCCCGAGTTCGGCCTGACCACCACCACCGAATCCAAGCTGTGGGGGCAGACGTGCAACCCATGGAACCTGGCCATGAGCGCCGGCGGATCCTCCGGTGGCGCGGCGGCCGCAGTGGCGGCCGGCATCGTGCCCGTCGCCCATGCCACCGACGGCGGCGGCTCGATCCGCATTCCCGCGTCCTATTGCGGTCTGGTGGGACTCAAGCCCAGCCGCTATCGCACCCCCAGCGGTCCGGGGCATTTCGAAGGCTGGTTCGGTGCCAGTGTCGCCAACGTCGTCTCGCGCTCGGTGCGTGACACCGCGCTGTTTCTCGACGCGGGCCAGGGCCATGAGGTCGGTAGTGCCTATTGGAGCCCACCGCTGTTGCGGCCCTATGTCGAAGAATTGCAGCGCGAACCGGGCAAGTTGCGAGTCGCCGTGGTTCGCCAGTCGCTGACCGGTGCCGCGCTGGAACCGGCGATTGCGACCACGCTGGATCAGACCATCAAGCAGTTGCTGGGGCTGGGGCATGAAGTCGAGGAACTGACGCTGAACATCGACCCTGGCCAGTTGTTCGGCGCTCACGGCGCGGTGATTGGCACAGCCTTGCGTACGGCCATTCAAGACCGTGAACAAGTGCTGGGGCGGGCTGCCACCGCGCAGGACCTGGAGCAAATCACCCTGGTCAACCTTGGGCGAGCCAAGATGACCACCGGCGAAGCCCTGTATCGCGCCCGGCAGTCGTTCGAAAGCATCGGCGCGACCATGGAGCAACCCTTCGAGCGCTTCGATGTGATCCTCTCACCGGTGACCGCCAACCTGACCCCGCAACTGGGCCTGTTGACGCTGGATCAGCCTTGGGACAGCTATGCCCATCACGCCATGGGTAGCGCCGGTTTCACCGTGTTGGCCAACGTCAGTGGGCAACCGGCCATTTCCCTGCCCCTGGGACAGAGCGACAGCGGCATGCCCGTGGGCATGATGTTCACCGCCCGCCTGGGAGGTGAAGATGGACTGTTGCGTCTGGCCCACCAGTTGGAACAAGACCGCCCCTGGGCGGCAAGGCGCGCAGTCCTCTGA